ctggctCTTGAGACATCTGCCCCCCATTCCGCACCTGCATTCTGCATTTGGGGTCTTTCCACACCCCAAAAAAGGCTTCCCACGGGCAGAAGAGCATCCTCATCATCTACCTGACCGCCAGCTCACCCCCTGCAGCACAGGCGCTGCCAGAAGCTGAGCAACCAGTTGGGCACGAGCAGCCAGGCAAGAGCCAGGCATCCCGGTTCAATGCAGTCACACCTCACCCTCACGCCCGCCGGAGCCCTCCATGCACCGGCCCAGCCTGGTGCCGGTTCCAGCAGCGCTTTGCTCAGCAAACGTGGCTTGTGTACAGGGAAAACCGCTGCCCAACCTTTGCCCTGCGCCTGGCCCCGCTCAGAACCCTGCAACACGGTGCAGCCCCAAAGCCAGGAGGGCTTTGAAAGCAACCCATCTCTGCTTGTTTTTGCAGATGAAAACCCAGTGCAGCACACTCGGGGAGTCTGCGGGCATCAGAGGGGCACAGCTGGTCCAAAGGGAAAGCTGCAGTGCTCCGCAGGGATGCCCCCATCCTGAACTTGGCAGCCCCCTGTCCCAGACCTACCGCCCTGGGTATCTGTGCCGTGGCTTTTGCCAAACAGCCTCAGCTTGCCAAGGCATGCTGCCTTGGAATGTGGAGCGGGGCATTTCTCCCAGCTCAGGATGCTTTGCTGCATGaatgccagcacagctggggctgcaggagctgcagtaGCACCAGCAGTGCCAGGACACTGCCTTCCCGTCCGGTGTGGGATCTGGGACCTCAAGGAAAGGGACATTCCCTGCTGGGACACAGCAAAGCCCTGCATGGCAGGAGGAAACCCCCCCAGACTACTCAGACAGGCTCACGATCTCACCCCCAGATATTCAGATGGGCACCAAAACCCCCAGAGGACGAGGAATGTGCCTCCCGCCTAACTGAATTTTTACGGTTTTATGTTCTGAAGAGTTtcttttaatgctgcttttccccagaGCCTGATTTATGCTGGAGCCAAGATCTTTGCTGTGACCCCATAAAACAGcactgggaagggctggctgGCTCGACTTCCACAGCagtctctggaaaaaaaaaacccttttgatCAAGAGTCTTTTAAATTAAGAAGGGGGAATAAATCTCTGGCTTACACAGGAAGAGTCTGGGACCCAACAAGCAGCAGTGGTGTTCAGGGTGAGCCGAGGGGTCTTTCCACACCCCAAAAAAGGCTTCGCAGGATACCCTGCCTACACTCCCATCTCAATGCCAATCCGaggattattttcctttgttccatTTAACTCCCTTTTaacatggatttttcttccattaaagaCAGCATAAACCCCCTCATCCTCacagagcactgcagagctgcGGCACCGGGGAAAGCTTCAGCAGCTGGAGGTCTAGATGACACCACCCCTCCCTCCAAATCCAGACCTTCTGCCAGAAAAACCAATGTGGTCTTCTGCTCAGTGGCTCTGCTAAGGAGATGTCTGCCTTGGCCTGGTGACAGCCCCACAGGGCAAGGACAGCCATGTGCCACTGAGCTGGCCGTGGGAGCAGCCAGTGTGGCGGGCACGGAGGGTgcctgcagggagggggggCGCAGGGGCTTGGGCAAGGGTTGACACTAATGAGCAAGAGCATCTgctccaggagcaggaggagagcgCAGGACAGGGTCTGAGCAACAGCCGGCAGTGCAGCAGCGTTACTGCTCATCCCAGCTTGCCAGTGAGCAAGCCTGAGAACAGGCTTATGTACGCGGCCGTGCCGGAGCGCTCAAAGCCACCCTCGACTTCTTCCTACCCAAGCACCGCACAGAGATGTGGCACCCACCTGCAGTTCCACTTCTCCAGAGGCTCCGCGGTGAAGTACTGCAGGTCCCTGGGGAAATGGTACTGGTAGCGGCGGGAGACCACCCTGGCATTGGCCTTCACGGACCAGAGGAGCccgaagaggaggaggatgccaCCGATGCCGCAGCAGAAGAAGCTGACGGAGCGGAGCAGGGCActggaggaggagctgggaacAGCCTCAGCTTCTCGGGGAGGCAGGAGGCGAGCCCCGCTGCCAGACGGGGAGCCCACCTCCCCGTCGCTCCACCAGGCAAAGCACAGTGTCCCCGTCACCAGCAGCACGGCCCCGGTGATGGTCATGCCGTAGCGGAAAGATGCAGCTGCCATCCTTCGGAGGGAGGTTTTAGGGGGGGAGAAGAGCGAGACAAGGCATGAGAGAGCCCACGTCCTGCAAGACAAGAAAGGGTTTGAGCAGGACAAGGTCATGGAAGAGCTGCCAGAGGAGAAAACTACTGAGCGAGGACCTCTCTGGGGATTGCACAATCTTTAGCGCCTTATTATTGACTATCAGAAGGGGCACTTCCACCATCTCAGATGAAAGCCCTTCAGCACAGCAAAGTCAGCTGCCAGTTTGGACCCATACATTTCCCAACAGCCTCATAAAAACATCCTCATTTTCAAGAAACAACGGAAGCAGGATGGAAACCCCAGCCAGGGGAGCTATGGAGGCGGCTCCGGGGATTTGCATAGCTCTTGTCTTCGGGTTTTATTCCAGACTGCTTCCCCAGCTCGGAGGAATGCCAGCTGGGTTTCTGATCAAAGCAAGGCTTATGGAAGAGGTTAGGGAGAAGGACATTAATTTAAGATGTCATCGCTTCCAAATTATCAGCACACatgttttctcctctgaaacTGGAGTTAAATCAGTCCCATGGTGACAGTGGGTGGCTGGCACCACTGCTCGAAagccagcagcccaggggaaTTGGGGCTGCACTGCCTCTTGCTTTCTCAGGGAAAAGAGCCAAGTACCACCTCTGAAAGTCACAGAGCTGCtatttcggggggggggggggggaaaacccTCAGATGCTGGCAACCCAGAGAACCTCACCTAGGGATGGCTCCTCAGGCACTGAGTGAGCGGTGACCCCAGTGAGCTCAGCCGTCACTGCTGGAGCCTGCAACAGCTGCACTCCCTGCGGCCACCAAGCTCAGGGCAAGGATGGCAGCAGAAATCCACCTGTATCTCCGTTCAAAGTCAGGAATGTGCTGGGATGCAAGCTAAACCCTCGGAGAGGGTATGACCTACTGCTGAGGGGGGTGTTTCTGCTATGCTGGTAAGGGGGGGCTGAGGCAGCAGACCACTGAGATCTACGAGGCTCTTACTGACCCAGCTGTGACGTCCCATTTTGAGACACTCCAGAAGCAGAGAGGGGCTTCAGGTTATTCTGAAGGTGGGGTAAATATCCTGACGCTGGAGGAGCCTGCTCAATCTTCACCCAAAATGAGCTTTGGCACACAAAATCTTGCATCCCTGGGTCAGCTCCAGTGCACACTTCCTCACCTCCCCGGGGCGACTGATCCTGCAGGTGCTACCACCACCTTCACCGTCCCTACCAGGGTGGTCTGGGGTTGGTTGGGCAACCAAGGAGATGAGGCAGTGCCACACGTTCCTGCTTGGTGGCACCTCTCAGCTAAATGTCATGTGCTGAGAGCAACTGTCCTCCCCTGGTGAAGGAAAATTTGGAGAGGGGGAGCTGGTTTCTGGCCTCTGTGGGgctctcactccccctcactTTCTCCAGCAAAGAGCAAGCATCTGCTCCCTGGGCTTGGGGATCCCCAGGCCCCAACTAACGAAACAACCAGGGAGGCAGAGAGGTCCCACCACGTCCTCTCTGGCCCTGCTCATGCCCAGCAAGAAGATGCAGGTTCAGCTCCCACTTTTTGATGGACAAAAAGCTTTGGACCATGTGAGAGTTAAGCACTAGCACCCTCTTACAGATTCAGTCCTGGGTGACTCCTCTGTGAGGGCTTCTCATGGTGGCAGTGCCGGCAGAGAGCCTGCACACTGGGGAACAGCCAGGACGGAGATGGGACTCAAGCTCAGAGGTGGATAGAAAGCTGGATAATCCGCACTCAGCCCCCACCTCTACCTTCACCACTTTGCCCATAGGTCAGTAAAAATGATCTGATGGCTTTAGTCTCCATTCCTCCAGGCACAGCTTGCCTTCTACAGCAGGGACTTAAATTGTACCCTGTGATCTGGAAGAGCCGAGCCAAGGGAGGCTCTGGAAGAGCCTAGGCAGGGAGCAGAAGTCCAGCACAGACTCAGTGGGATCAATGGCGGGTGCGATTACATTATTTCAAGCCATTATTTATCAGATGGGCCCACTACATGGAAACCCAAATTACTTTGTAGTGAAAGAAATGCCATCTGATCTAATCTACATTTAATGAAGGAATCCGATGAGAAGTGAGCTTTAGGAAACCTGTGGCAAGGCTGCTGGACCGGGAGCCCCAACAACACACTCCAGTTCTCGTCTTGTGGTCACAAGCCCAAATTGCTGCCCGGGCTGGTGATGGCCAGGGatccccagcagcagtgcagttACCCACCGGGAAGGAGGTGGCGttcctgggctgagaggagGCAGAGCTTCCCTCCACGGCAATGGGACATGACAACGGGACATGTTTAGATGCTACCCCCTGAATGGCAGGGGCTTGGCTGAGCTGAGACAGAGAAGGGACTGTTAGGGACTGGTTAGAGCTGCTACGATATGCTCTTAGGGATCAGCATCCTCTAACTCACCACTGAACACAAGCAGGACGTAGCAAACAAGCTGGGCTCATGCTGCCTTGCAGCAGTGAATGTTCAGGAGAGCGCAAGGACCCTATTGACCTGTGAATCCAGCTCCTTTTGAGAGCATtgcattttcctggaaaattttCAGCCaacattatttggaaaaaagacccacaaccaaaaaaccctacagCAAAGCTCTCAATCCAATGGGTCACTCCAAACCGAAAGCCTGGATTGAAACAGCACCAAGAGTTGAAATGTTCAGCTCCTGCCATCAACACTCTTCTCATTTTGGGGTCAGCCTAGCTGGGTTTGGGAAATGCTGTGATTCCCCTGGTGAGGTTTGGGAGATGCTGCGATTCCCCTGCTTGGGCACAGAGATTTTTGCAGCCCCTGGTGCTGCACACATCTGGGAGGGGTAGCAgtgagggggaggcaggcatgGAGGGAAGGCGGAGAGCCTTTGGGAGGTGATGGATTGACAGCTCAAGAGAATAAACTCTTCTCTCTTGACAAAACCAGTGCAGCGCGAGGAGCAACGCAAAACGCTCCTCCAGCCTACCCGGCACGTGCTCCCACAGCGCGTGTGTGGGGGTGGCTCCTCCGCGCTGGGTGACGCTGCCATTGCACCGTCCCCTTGCCAAACCCCCTCTCTGGCTGGCACAGCTCTCCCGAGCCTCTTTAAAAGACTCACAATGTTTTTCTCAGCCCCACCAACTGCTGGAAGAAGAGGCTGAAGGAGCAGGGGCAGGAAGCAAGGTGTGAGGCCAGGGCAGGACCCAAGTGCCCGCTCCCCAAGCCTGCCCCTGGCTCCGCTCCCAGGGCACTCAGCATCCCGCACGTCAGGTCTCCCGGTGAGCATTTCCAGCCCAGGTTTCCATGGAGGGGCTTCCCCTCTGAAGATGGCAATTGCCAGCTCCCAAACACCCATCTCCACTCACCGAGCCACCCTGACATTTTGTTCTGCCCCGTCTCCTCCTCTGACCTGCTCTGAAATAGCCTTCCCAGGGAAACAGATTTGCACATTTCATGTACAAGCAGATACGAATGTTAATAGTTTACATAGTTCCAGTAAGATGCTGAGAATAGCATCCCCCATATAAAGTTATGCAGATGGTGATTCATAGGGTCTACTAAGCATTACTCAGAAAACCACTCTTATCGAGCAACACAAGAATCGAAAAGAGTTTTGAATCTCTCCCACCGCCATCACCCAGAAAGCCACCTCCACACCCCGTCCCTCCACAACGCCGGCAGCCTGTCCTTCCACACCACATGGGCTGGAGACCTTTAACCACACACAGATGTGCCAAGAGAAACGCCGGGGAGAGACGTGCTGAAGTGCAGGCGTGTCATTAGGCAGATTGCTCCCTGCCTTTATCTGAATTTGCTGTTATAAGGATGATTATTGTTATCATCAGTAGTAGTCAGGGGGTTGGTGCCcatccaaaccacagcagtAACGACGCTTTCGTAGAGCGCCCGAGAAGCACCGGTGCGGCAGCCCCCCAGAGGCaggtggggatggaggggagcCCTCGtggagccctgcagccccccagctcccaggccCCGTGCCCCCAGCAGGGCTCAGCCGCCGCTCCGGCCGCCCCGACGGCCGCGACGCCTGCACCCGCCGTCCCCTCTGTTGAAGCGCCCGTCGCCCGGTGGCAGCCCCGGGACACCCGTCCCCGCCGCGGTCGGTGCCCCCGGCCACCTCTCTGGCAAAGCGACAAGCCGGAGGGGTGCCCGTGCCCCCTtcggcccccggccccgccgccgtACTcacccgccgccgccagccccgctccGGCCGAGCGGCGGCTCCGCGGAGCCCGtcccgcggggcgggcggggcgggcggggccgggggcgggcggcggcggcggggcgggcagggccccAGCGCTcccccggcacggcacggcacggcacggcacggcacggcacggcacggcacggcacggcacggcacggcacggcggggggcggccccgccagCTCCCGGCTCCGCGCAGCGCTGCTCCGctcccgtcccgtcccgtcccgtcccgtccatcccgtcccgtcccgtccaTCCCctcccgtcccgtcccgtcccgaCCCGTCCCCtcacctcctctcccctcctgtcccgtccatcccgtcccgtcccgtcccctcCCGTCCCTCCCGTCCCGTCCCCTCCCCTCCCGTCCCGTCGCGTCGGGGCGCAGCGCTCCCGGGACCgcagccctggggtgggggtgtgaccaaaaaaaaaaaaaaaaaaaaaaatttaaaaaaagggaaagccaAGGCAGCGGCGACCCCCCGCAGGCACTGCCTCCTGCGCGCTGCTTGGAGGAGCTGAGCTGCCGGGGCAGACCGGCGGGGCcggtgctgggcagggaaggCCGGTGGGGCTGGATGTGACCCGCCTGTGTTGGTTCGAGTGGTGCTGGGTGAGTTCAGCCGCAGTGGCGCTGCCCGTGCCCCGA
Above is a window of Falco biarmicus isolate bFalBia1 chromosome 11, bFalBia1.pri, whole genome shotgun sequence DNA encoding:
- the TMEM61 gene encoding transmembrane protein 61, yielding MAAASFRYGMTITGAVLLVTGTLCFAWWSDGEVGSPSGSGARLLPPREAEAVPSSSSSALLRSVSFFCCGIGGILLLFGLLWSVKANARVVSRRYQYHFPRDLQYFTAEPLEKWNCSTWDASAIPTYEEALTCRPAHGAPAYVQPPQRKEEFTPPLYRYLEEDESWQGSRRRSCSDSALFRPSPSWLETQHPGEPQATPPPSYENISVRGV